One part of the Syngnathus acus chromosome 17, fSynAcu1.2, whole genome shotgun sequence genome encodes these proteins:
- the LOC119136690 gene encoding outer dense fiber protein 2-like isoform X5: MSVCCLFWDLSSYHRLHASGSFDKLSQGYRGIMCPEDERQSQPPGCSFGVTLTCGGLESSHEAPKTIWMSSSGNRTPQVEIHCPRNTDDNDKGFGSFMKRLLDAEAAIISAAMQIASFKDVLKDSQPSAVNKQRMVKQRGLLLQKMEDFRQLNQVVRKRLNQLLDEEANRIDASTKIDALLTKILQIERENQLLKGDLDVTEKRAEELMFLQQKEQENIKSALNIAKYAEGTRARIQGQLRNKEAENNRLTVQVRTLERSLTQHKAEIDDLKASLTALTEQTSQEKEALKKASRVHKQKAERFEATLNKCLSQLQEKHAQLSTLQEKSETWKLEKEQLTEDKHKLTAHVELLQKQVIGIPIRLQKDMQRQTAMVKEWEKEFKERKEQEDREEDWGKAKVEKERREFEDREKEEWETREKEGVRERAEREKERWEWEDQEKEWVKERAEGEKKRREWEKEREERQEKTRKRKKRAMEKARGCSSEREEPQGERVEETVDIPARHDGVAQQFQSCEVEKENDSGSYATLKLEEQLAECEAALVQEKSMSGEKDRIVEQFQSQLQTQVNLVKSTTELRESSSKLQEQVDTLQKTLEELRREKLKLEQKLETQEQALCHSNQLLEQSSTRCTDLERQLEQRMSECQAINQQLAQCSGDLLNFKEQVKNFKEQVLSKDEALQITVNELRLLRQSKLTAEKKFEARVKELQFSLDKCESHKKNMQNYVDFLKNSYLMIFEDQISTFWSSTFMK, from the exons ATGAGTGTGTGTTGCCTTTTTTGGGACCTCTCCTCGTACCACCGTCTTCATGCCTCTGGTTCATTTGATAAACTATCCCAGGGTTATAGAG GTATTATGTGTCCCGAGGATGAACGGCAGAGTCAGCCTCCTGGCTGCAGTTTTGGTGTGACACTGACTTGTGGAGGCCTCGAAAGCTCTCATGAAGCCCCCAAGACCATCTGGATGAGCTCTAGTGGCAACAGAACTCCACAGGTTGAGATCCACTG TCCACGTAATACtgatgacaatgacaaaggATTTGGATCATTCATGAAGAGACTGTTGGATGCCGAAGCTGCCATCATCTCTGCAGCCATGCAGATTGCGTCGTTCAAAGACGTCCTGAAA GATTCACAACCATCCGCAGTCAACAAACAGCGCATGGTGAAGCAGAGAGGACTTTTGCTCCAGAAGATGGAGGACTTTCGTCAACTCAACCAGGTTGTGCGAAAAAGACTGAACCAGCTTCTGGATGAGGAG GCTAATCGCATCGATGCGAGCACCAAGATTGATGCTTTGCTGACTAAAATCCTACAGATTGAACGTGAAAATCAG CTTCTAAAAGGTGACCTTGATGTAACAGAAAAAAGGGCGGAGGAGCTGATGTTTCTGCAGCAAAAGGAACAG GAGAACATCAAAAGTGCTCTTAACATAGCTAAATATGCAGAAGGCACTCGCGCCCGTATACAGGGGCAGCTTCGCAACAAGGAGGCGGAAAACAATCGACTGACCGTGCAAGTGCGG ACACTTGAGCGATCCCTGACTCAACACAAGGCAGAGATAGACGACCTGAAAGCGTCCCTGACGGCTCTGACCGAGCAGACCTCGCAGGAGAAGGAAGCCCTCAAAAAGGCCTCGCGTGTGCACAAGCAGAAAGCCGAGCGCTTCGAGGCCACCCTCAACAAATGCTTGAGTCAGCTGCAGGAGAAG CACGCCCAGCTGTCAACTCTCCAAGAAAAGAGTGAGACGTGGAAGCTGGAGAAAGAGCAGCTGACCGAGGACAAGCACAAACTAACTGCTCACGTGGAGTTACTGCAAAA GCAAGTCATCGGCATCCCAATAAGACTTCAGAAGGACATGCAGAGGCAGACAGCAATGGTGAAGGAATGGGAAAAGGAATTTAAGGAAAGGAAGGAGCAGGAGGATAGGGAGGAAGACTGGGGGAAGGCAAAGGTGGAGAAGGAGAGAAGAGAGTTTGAAGACCGGGAGAAGGAGGAGTGGGAAACCCGGGAGAAGGAAGGGGTGAGGGAAAGGGCGGAGAGGGAGAAGGAAAGGTGGGAGTGGGAAGACCAGGAAAAGGAATGGGTGAAGGAAAGGGCGGAGGgtgagaagaagaggagagagTGGGAGAAGGAACGTGAAGAGAGGCAggaaaagacaagaaaacGAAAGAAGAGGGCAATGGAGAAAGCTAGGGGGTGCAGCTCCGAAAGGGAGGAGCCGCAAGGAGAGAGAGTGGAGGAGACGGTGGATATCCCCGCGAGACATGACGGTGTGGCGCAGCAGTTCCAAAGCTGTGAAGTGGAAAAGGAGAACGACAGCGGCAGTTACGCCACGCTCAAG TTGGAGGAGCAACTTGCTGAATGTGAGGCAGCCCTGGTCCAAGAGAAGAGTATGTCGGGTGAAAAGGACCGCATTGTTGAACAGTTTCAAAGCCAG CTGCAGACTCAAGTGAATTTGGTGAAATCCACTACAGAGCTGAGAGAGTCCAGTTCAAAACTGCAAGAACAAGTGGACACCCTACAAAA GACGCTGGAGGAGCTGCGCCGAGAAAAGCTGAAGCTGGAGCAGAAGCTGGAGACTCAGGAGCAGGCTCTTTGCCACAGCAACCAGCTGCTTGAGCAAAGCTCCACCCGATGCACAGACCTCGAACGCCAGCTGGAGCAACGGATGTCTGAATGCCAAGCGATCAACCAGCAGTTGGCACAATGCTCAGGAGACTTGTTGAATTTCAAAGAACAG GTAAAAAATTTCAAAGAGCAAGTTTTGTCCAAAGACGAGGCCCTTCAGATCACCGTTAATGAGCTGAGGCTTCTCCGTCAGAGCAAGTTGACG GCGGAGAAGAAATTTGAGGCGCGTGTCAAAGAGCTGCAGTTCAGCCTGGACAAGTGCGAGAGCCATAAGAAGAACATGCAGAACTACGTGGACTTTCTCAAAAACTCTTACTTGATGATATTTGAAGATCAAATATCCACTTTTTGGTCTTCAACTTTTATGAAATGA
- the LOC119136690 gene encoding outer dense fiber protein 2-like isoform X2 — protein sequence MCPEDERQSQPPGCSFGVTLTCGGLESSHEAPKTIWMSSSGNRTPQVEIHCPRNTDDNDKGFGSFMKRLLDAEAAIISAAMQIASFKDVLKDSQPSAVNKQRMVKQRGLLLQKMEDFRQLNQVVRKRLNQLLDEEANRIDASTKIDALLTKILQIERENQLLKGDLDVTEKRAEELMFLQQKEQENIKSALNIAKYAEGTRARIQGQLRNKEAENNRLTVQVRTLERSLTQHKAEIDDLKASLTALTEQTSQEKEALKKASRVHKQKAERFEATLNKCLSQLQEKHAQLSTLQEKSETWKLEKEQLTEDKHKLTAHVELLQKQVIGIPIRLQKDMQRQTAMVKEWEKEFKERKEQEDREEDWGKAKVEKERREFEDREKEEWETREKEGVRERAEREKERWEWEDQEKEWVKERAEGEKKRREWEKEREERQEKTRKRKKRAMEKARGCSSEREEPQGERVEETVDIPARHDGVAQQFQSCEVEKENDSGSYATLKLEEQLAECEAALVQEKSMSGEKDRIVEQFQSQVAALEAELSNARLQFQNLSQDCQRMEDGEYSKADEVRQQLQVRVEELQHLPKMLKETEMKLLACQEKLQTSERKCSEQAEDIKNLQNELQTQVNLVKSTTELRESSSKLQEQVDTLQKTLEELRREKLKLEQKLETQEQALCHSNQLLEQSSTRCTDLERQLEQRMSECQAINQQLAQCSGDLLNFKEQVKNFKEQVLSKDEALQITVNELRLLRQSKLTAEKKFEARVKELQFSLDKCESHKKNMQNYVDFLKNSYLMIFEDQISTFWSSTFMK from the exons ATGTGTCCCGAGGATGAACGGCAGAGTCAGCCTCCTGGCTGCAGTTTTGGTGTGACACTGACTTGTGGAGGCCTCGAAAGCTCTCATGAAGCCCCCAAGACCATCTGGATGAGCTCTAGTGGCAACAGAACTCCACAGGTTGAGATCCACTG TCCACGTAATACtgatgacaatgacaaaggATTTGGATCATTCATGAAGAGACTGTTGGATGCCGAAGCTGCCATCATCTCTGCAGCCATGCAGATTGCGTCGTTCAAAGACGTCCTGAAA GATTCACAACCATCCGCAGTCAACAAACAGCGCATGGTGAAGCAGAGAGGACTTTTGCTCCAGAAGATGGAGGACTTTCGTCAACTCAACCAGGTTGTGCGAAAAAGACTGAACCAGCTTCTGGATGAGGAG GCTAATCGCATCGATGCGAGCACCAAGATTGATGCTTTGCTGACTAAAATCCTACAGATTGAACGTGAAAATCAG CTTCTAAAAGGTGACCTTGATGTAACAGAAAAAAGGGCGGAGGAGCTGATGTTTCTGCAGCAAAAGGAACAG GAGAACATCAAAAGTGCTCTTAACATAGCTAAATATGCAGAAGGCACTCGCGCCCGTATACAGGGGCAGCTTCGCAACAAGGAGGCGGAAAACAATCGACTGACCGTGCAAGTGCGG ACACTTGAGCGATCCCTGACTCAACACAAGGCAGAGATAGACGACCTGAAAGCGTCCCTGACGGCTCTGACCGAGCAGACCTCGCAGGAGAAGGAAGCCCTCAAAAAGGCCTCGCGTGTGCACAAGCAGAAAGCCGAGCGCTTCGAGGCCACCCTCAACAAATGCTTGAGTCAGCTGCAGGAGAAG CACGCCCAGCTGTCAACTCTCCAAGAAAAGAGTGAGACGTGGAAGCTGGAGAAAGAGCAGCTGACCGAGGACAAGCACAAACTAACTGCTCACGTGGAGTTACTGCAAAA GCAAGTCATCGGCATCCCAATAAGACTTCAGAAGGACATGCAGAGGCAGACAGCAATGGTGAAGGAATGGGAAAAGGAATTTAAGGAAAGGAAGGAGCAGGAGGATAGGGAGGAAGACTGGGGGAAGGCAAAGGTGGAGAAGGAGAGAAGAGAGTTTGAAGACCGGGAGAAGGAGGAGTGGGAAACCCGGGAGAAGGAAGGGGTGAGGGAAAGGGCGGAGAGGGAGAAGGAAAGGTGGGAGTGGGAAGACCAGGAAAAGGAATGGGTGAAGGAAAGGGCGGAGGgtgagaagaagaggagagagTGGGAGAAGGAACGTGAAGAGAGGCAggaaaagacaagaaaacGAAAGAAGAGGGCAATGGAGAAAGCTAGGGGGTGCAGCTCCGAAAGGGAGGAGCCGCAAGGAGAGAGAGTGGAGGAGACGGTGGATATCCCCGCGAGACATGACGGTGTGGCGCAGCAGTTCCAAAGCTGTGAAGTGGAAAAGGAGAACGACAGCGGCAGTTACGCCACGCTCAAG TTGGAGGAGCAACTTGCTGAATGTGAGGCAGCCCTGGTCCAAGAGAAGAGTATGTCGGGTGAAAAGGACCGCATTGTTGAACAGTTTCAAAGCCAG GTTGCAGCACTTGAAGCAGAGTTGAGCAATGCGAGGCTTCAGTTTCAAAACCTATCACAGGATTGTCAGAGAATGGAAGATGGAGAATATTCAAAAGCtgatgag GTGAGACAGCAGCTGCAGGTTCGCGTGGAAGAGCTGCAGCATTTACCTAAAATGCTGAAAGAGACCGAGATGAAGCTGCTCGCTTGCCAGGAGAAGCTGCAAACCTCCGAGAGGAAGTGCTCAGAACAGGCAGAGGATATTAAGAATCTGCAGAATGAG CTGCAGACTCAAGTGAATTTGGTGAAATCCACTACAGAGCTGAGAGAGTCCAGTTCAAAACTGCAAGAACAAGTGGACACCCTACAAAA GACGCTGGAGGAGCTGCGCCGAGAAAAGCTGAAGCTGGAGCAGAAGCTGGAGACTCAGGAGCAGGCTCTTTGCCACAGCAACCAGCTGCTTGAGCAAAGCTCCACCCGATGCACAGACCTCGAACGCCAGCTGGAGCAACGGATGTCTGAATGCCAAGCGATCAACCAGCAGTTGGCACAATGCTCAGGAGACTTGTTGAATTTCAAAGAACAG GTAAAAAATTTCAAAGAGCAAGTTTTGTCCAAAGACGAGGCCCTTCAGATCACCGTTAATGAGCTGAGGCTTCTCCGTCAGAGCAAGTTGACG GCGGAGAAGAAATTTGAGGCGCGTGTCAAAGAGCTGCAGTTCAGCCTGGACAAGTGCGAGAGCCATAAGAAGAACATGCAGAACTACGTGGACTTTCTCAAAAACTCTTACTTGATGATATTTGAAGATCAAATATCCACTTTTTGGTCTTCAACTTTTATGAAATGA
- the LOC119136690 gene encoding outer dense fiber protein 2-like isoform X1 produces the protein MSVCCLFWDLSSYHRLHASGSFDKLSQGYRGIMCPEDERQSQPPGCSFGVTLTCGGLESSHEAPKTIWMSSSGNRTPQVEIHCPRNTDDNDKGFGSFMKRLLDAEAAIISAAMQIASFKDVLKDSQPSAVNKQRMVKQRGLLLQKMEDFRQLNQVVRKRLNQLLDEEANRIDASTKIDALLTKILQIERENQLLKGDLDVTEKRAEELMFLQQKEQENIKSALNIAKYAEGTRARIQGQLRNKEAENNRLTVQVRTLERSLTQHKAEIDDLKASLTALTEQTSQEKEALKKASRVHKQKAERFEATLNKCLSQLQEKHAQLSTLQEKSETWKLEKEQLTEDKHKLTAHVELLQKQVIGIPIRLQKDMQRQTAMVKEWEKEFKERKEQEDREEDWGKAKVEKERREFEDREKEEWETREKEGVRERAEREKERWEWEDQEKEWVKERAEGEKKRREWEKEREERQEKTRKRKKRAMEKARGCSSEREEPQGERVEETVDIPARHDGVAQQFQSCEVEKENDSGSYATLKLEEQLAECEAALVQEKSMSGEKDRIVEQFQSQVAALEAELSNARLQFQNLSQDCQRMEDGEYSKADEVRQQLQVRVEELQHLPKMLKETEMKLLACQEKLQTSERKCSEQAEDIKNLQNELQTQVNLVKSTTELRESSSKLQEQVDTLQKTLEELRREKLKLEQKLETQEQALCHSNQLLEQSSTRCTDLERQLEQRMSECQAINQQLAQCSGDLLNFKEQVKNFKEQVLSKDEALQITVNELRLLRQSKLTAEKKFEARVKELQFSLDKCESHKKNMQNYVDFLKNSYLMIFEDQISTFWSSTFMK, from the exons ATGAGTGTGTGTTGCCTTTTTTGGGACCTCTCCTCGTACCACCGTCTTCATGCCTCTGGTTCATTTGATAAACTATCCCAGGGTTATAGAG GTATTATGTGTCCCGAGGATGAACGGCAGAGTCAGCCTCCTGGCTGCAGTTTTGGTGTGACACTGACTTGTGGAGGCCTCGAAAGCTCTCATGAAGCCCCCAAGACCATCTGGATGAGCTCTAGTGGCAACAGAACTCCACAGGTTGAGATCCACTG TCCACGTAATACtgatgacaatgacaaaggATTTGGATCATTCATGAAGAGACTGTTGGATGCCGAAGCTGCCATCATCTCTGCAGCCATGCAGATTGCGTCGTTCAAAGACGTCCTGAAA GATTCACAACCATCCGCAGTCAACAAACAGCGCATGGTGAAGCAGAGAGGACTTTTGCTCCAGAAGATGGAGGACTTTCGTCAACTCAACCAGGTTGTGCGAAAAAGACTGAACCAGCTTCTGGATGAGGAG GCTAATCGCATCGATGCGAGCACCAAGATTGATGCTTTGCTGACTAAAATCCTACAGATTGAACGTGAAAATCAG CTTCTAAAAGGTGACCTTGATGTAACAGAAAAAAGGGCGGAGGAGCTGATGTTTCTGCAGCAAAAGGAACAG GAGAACATCAAAAGTGCTCTTAACATAGCTAAATATGCAGAAGGCACTCGCGCCCGTATACAGGGGCAGCTTCGCAACAAGGAGGCGGAAAACAATCGACTGACCGTGCAAGTGCGG ACACTTGAGCGATCCCTGACTCAACACAAGGCAGAGATAGACGACCTGAAAGCGTCCCTGACGGCTCTGACCGAGCAGACCTCGCAGGAGAAGGAAGCCCTCAAAAAGGCCTCGCGTGTGCACAAGCAGAAAGCCGAGCGCTTCGAGGCCACCCTCAACAAATGCTTGAGTCAGCTGCAGGAGAAG CACGCCCAGCTGTCAACTCTCCAAGAAAAGAGTGAGACGTGGAAGCTGGAGAAAGAGCAGCTGACCGAGGACAAGCACAAACTAACTGCTCACGTGGAGTTACTGCAAAA GCAAGTCATCGGCATCCCAATAAGACTTCAGAAGGACATGCAGAGGCAGACAGCAATGGTGAAGGAATGGGAAAAGGAATTTAAGGAAAGGAAGGAGCAGGAGGATAGGGAGGAAGACTGGGGGAAGGCAAAGGTGGAGAAGGAGAGAAGAGAGTTTGAAGACCGGGAGAAGGAGGAGTGGGAAACCCGGGAGAAGGAAGGGGTGAGGGAAAGGGCGGAGAGGGAGAAGGAAAGGTGGGAGTGGGAAGACCAGGAAAAGGAATGGGTGAAGGAAAGGGCGGAGGgtgagaagaagaggagagagTGGGAGAAGGAACGTGAAGAGAGGCAggaaaagacaagaaaacGAAAGAAGAGGGCAATGGAGAAAGCTAGGGGGTGCAGCTCCGAAAGGGAGGAGCCGCAAGGAGAGAGAGTGGAGGAGACGGTGGATATCCCCGCGAGACATGACGGTGTGGCGCAGCAGTTCCAAAGCTGTGAAGTGGAAAAGGAGAACGACAGCGGCAGTTACGCCACGCTCAAG TTGGAGGAGCAACTTGCTGAATGTGAGGCAGCCCTGGTCCAAGAGAAGAGTATGTCGGGTGAAAAGGACCGCATTGTTGAACAGTTTCAAAGCCAG GTTGCAGCACTTGAAGCAGAGTTGAGCAATGCGAGGCTTCAGTTTCAAAACCTATCACAGGATTGTCAGAGAATGGAAGATGGAGAATATTCAAAAGCtgatgag GTGAGACAGCAGCTGCAGGTTCGCGTGGAAGAGCTGCAGCATTTACCTAAAATGCTGAAAGAGACCGAGATGAAGCTGCTCGCTTGCCAGGAGAAGCTGCAAACCTCCGAGAGGAAGTGCTCAGAACAGGCAGAGGATATTAAGAATCTGCAGAATGAG CTGCAGACTCAAGTGAATTTGGTGAAATCCACTACAGAGCTGAGAGAGTCCAGTTCAAAACTGCAAGAACAAGTGGACACCCTACAAAA GACGCTGGAGGAGCTGCGCCGAGAAAAGCTGAAGCTGGAGCAGAAGCTGGAGACTCAGGAGCAGGCTCTTTGCCACAGCAACCAGCTGCTTGAGCAAAGCTCCACCCGATGCACAGACCTCGAACGCCAGCTGGAGCAACGGATGTCTGAATGCCAAGCGATCAACCAGCAGTTGGCACAATGCTCAGGAGACTTGTTGAATTTCAAAGAACAG GTAAAAAATTTCAAAGAGCAAGTTTTGTCCAAAGACGAGGCCCTTCAGATCACCGTTAATGAGCTGAGGCTTCTCCGTCAGAGCAAGTTGACG GCGGAGAAGAAATTTGAGGCGCGTGTCAAAGAGCTGCAGTTCAGCCTGGACAAGTGCGAGAGCCATAAGAAGAACATGCAGAACTACGTGGACTTTCTCAAAAACTCTTACTTGATGATATTTGAAGATCAAATATCCACTTTTTGGTCTTCAACTTTTATGAAATGA
- the LOC119136690 gene encoding outer dense fiber protein 2-like isoform X3, producing MSVCCLFWDLSSYHRLHASGSFDKLSQGYRGIMCPEDERQSQPPGCSFGVTLTCGGLESSHEAPKTIWMSSSGNRTPQVEIHCPRNTDDNDKGFGSFMKRLLDAEAAIISAAMQIASFKDVLKDSQPSAVNKQRMVKQRGLLLQKMEDFRQLNQVVRKRLNQLLDEEANRIDASTKIDALLTKILQIERENQLLKGDLDVTEKRAEELMFLQQKEQENIKSALNIAKYAEGTRARIQGQLRNKEAENNRLTVQVRTLERSLTQHKAEIDDLKASLTALTEQTSQEKEALKKASRVHKQKAERFEATLNKCLSQLQEKHAQLSTLQEKSETWKLEKEQLTEDKHKLTAHVELLQKQVIGIPIRLQKDMQRQTAMVKEWEKEFKERKEQEDREEDWGKAKVEKERREFEDREKEEWETREKEGVRERAEREKERWEWEDQEKEWVKERAEGEKKRREWEKEREERQEKTRKRKKRAMEKARGCSSEREEPQGERVEETVDIPARHDGVAQQFQSCEVEKENDSGSYATLKLEEQLAECEAALVQEKSMSGEKDRIVEQFQSQVAALEAELSNARLQFQNLSQDCQRMEDGEYSKADELQTQVNLVKSTTELRESSSKLQEQVDTLQKTLEELRREKLKLEQKLETQEQALCHSNQLLEQSSTRCTDLERQLEQRMSECQAINQQLAQCSGDLLNFKEQVKNFKEQVLSKDEALQITVNELRLLRQSKLTAEKKFEARVKELQFSLDKCESHKKNMQNYVDFLKNSYLMIFEDQISTFWSSTFMK from the exons ATGAGTGTGTGTTGCCTTTTTTGGGACCTCTCCTCGTACCACCGTCTTCATGCCTCTGGTTCATTTGATAAACTATCCCAGGGTTATAGAG GTATTATGTGTCCCGAGGATGAACGGCAGAGTCAGCCTCCTGGCTGCAGTTTTGGTGTGACACTGACTTGTGGAGGCCTCGAAAGCTCTCATGAAGCCCCCAAGACCATCTGGATGAGCTCTAGTGGCAACAGAACTCCACAGGTTGAGATCCACTG TCCACGTAATACtgatgacaatgacaaaggATTTGGATCATTCATGAAGAGACTGTTGGATGCCGAAGCTGCCATCATCTCTGCAGCCATGCAGATTGCGTCGTTCAAAGACGTCCTGAAA GATTCACAACCATCCGCAGTCAACAAACAGCGCATGGTGAAGCAGAGAGGACTTTTGCTCCAGAAGATGGAGGACTTTCGTCAACTCAACCAGGTTGTGCGAAAAAGACTGAACCAGCTTCTGGATGAGGAG GCTAATCGCATCGATGCGAGCACCAAGATTGATGCTTTGCTGACTAAAATCCTACAGATTGAACGTGAAAATCAG CTTCTAAAAGGTGACCTTGATGTAACAGAAAAAAGGGCGGAGGAGCTGATGTTTCTGCAGCAAAAGGAACAG GAGAACATCAAAAGTGCTCTTAACATAGCTAAATATGCAGAAGGCACTCGCGCCCGTATACAGGGGCAGCTTCGCAACAAGGAGGCGGAAAACAATCGACTGACCGTGCAAGTGCGG ACACTTGAGCGATCCCTGACTCAACACAAGGCAGAGATAGACGACCTGAAAGCGTCCCTGACGGCTCTGACCGAGCAGACCTCGCAGGAGAAGGAAGCCCTCAAAAAGGCCTCGCGTGTGCACAAGCAGAAAGCCGAGCGCTTCGAGGCCACCCTCAACAAATGCTTGAGTCAGCTGCAGGAGAAG CACGCCCAGCTGTCAACTCTCCAAGAAAAGAGTGAGACGTGGAAGCTGGAGAAAGAGCAGCTGACCGAGGACAAGCACAAACTAACTGCTCACGTGGAGTTACTGCAAAA GCAAGTCATCGGCATCCCAATAAGACTTCAGAAGGACATGCAGAGGCAGACAGCAATGGTGAAGGAATGGGAAAAGGAATTTAAGGAAAGGAAGGAGCAGGAGGATAGGGAGGAAGACTGGGGGAAGGCAAAGGTGGAGAAGGAGAGAAGAGAGTTTGAAGACCGGGAGAAGGAGGAGTGGGAAACCCGGGAGAAGGAAGGGGTGAGGGAAAGGGCGGAGAGGGAGAAGGAAAGGTGGGAGTGGGAAGACCAGGAAAAGGAATGGGTGAAGGAAAGGGCGGAGGgtgagaagaagaggagagagTGGGAGAAGGAACGTGAAGAGAGGCAggaaaagacaagaaaacGAAAGAAGAGGGCAATGGAGAAAGCTAGGGGGTGCAGCTCCGAAAGGGAGGAGCCGCAAGGAGAGAGAGTGGAGGAGACGGTGGATATCCCCGCGAGACATGACGGTGTGGCGCAGCAGTTCCAAAGCTGTGAAGTGGAAAAGGAGAACGACAGCGGCAGTTACGCCACGCTCAAG TTGGAGGAGCAACTTGCTGAATGTGAGGCAGCCCTGGTCCAAGAGAAGAGTATGTCGGGTGAAAAGGACCGCATTGTTGAACAGTTTCAAAGCCAG GTTGCAGCACTTGAAGCAGAGTTGAGCAATGCGAGGCTTCAGTTTCAAAACCTATCACAGGATTGTCAGAGAATGGAAGATGGAGAATATTCAAAAGCtgatgag CTGCAGACTCAAGTGAATTTGGTGAAATCCACTACAGAGCTGAGAGAGTCCAGTTCAAAACTGCAAGAACAAGTGGACACCCTACAAAA GACGCTGGAGGAGCTGCGCCGAGAAAAGCTGAAGCTGGAGCAGAAGCTGGAGACTCAGGAGCAGGCTCTTTGCCACAGCAACCAGCTGCTTGAGCAAAGCTCCACCCGATGCACAGACCTCGAACGCCAGCTGGAGCAACGGATGTCTGAATGCCAAGCGATCAACCAGCAGTTGGCACAATGCTCAGGAGACTTGTTGAATTTCAAAGAACAG GTAAAAAATTTCAAAGAGCAAGTTTTGTCCAAAGACGAGGCCCTTCAGATCACCGTTAATGAGCTGAGGCTTCTCCGTCAGAGCAAGTTGACG GCGGAGAAGAAATTTGAGGCGCGTGTCAAAGAGCTGCAGTTCAGCCTGGACAAGTGCGAGAGCCATAAGAAGAACATGCAGAACTACGTGGACTTTCTCAAAAACTCTTACTTGATGATATTTGAAGATCAAATATCCACTTTTTGGTCTTCAACTTTTATGAAATGA